Proteins from one Panicum virgatum strain AP13 chromosome 7K, P.virgatum_v5, whole genome shotgun sequence genomic window:
- the LOC120639613 gene encoding magnesium-chelatase subunit ChlH, chloroplastic produces MASSSLVSTPFAGAAAAQKRLLPAPAPAPHSFLLSSARRHTPSGARRGGAATSTIRCAVAGAGNGLFTQTKPEVRRVVPGPDPRLPRVKVVYVVLEAQYQSSVTAAVQQLNADPRRAAAFEVVGYLVEELRDEDTYRTFRADLADANVFIGSLIFVEELALRVRDAVQEARDRLDAVLVFPSMPEVMRLNKLGSFSMSQLGQSKSPFFQLFKRNKANAGNFADSMLKLVRTLPKVLKYLPSDKAQDARLYILSLQFWLGGSPDNLQNLFKMVAGSYVPALRAAGGIAYDDPVLYLDAGIWHPLAPQMYEDVKEYLNWYGTRRDAGDGLRDPDAPVIGLVLQRSHIVTGDDAHYVAVIMELEARGARVIPIFAGGLDFSGPTQRFLVDLVTGKPFVNAVVSLTGFALVGGPARQDHPKAIAALQKLDVPYIVALPLVFQTTEEWLNSTLGLHPIQVALQVALPELDGGMEPIVFAGRDPRTGKSHALHKRVEQLCTRAIRWAQLKRKTKEKKKLAITVFSFPPDKGNVGTAAYLNVFNSIYSVLSDLKKDGYNVEGLPDTPEALIEEVIHDKEAQFNSPNLNVAYRMNVREYQSLTPYASLLEENWGKPPGHLNSDGENLLVYGKQYGNVFIGVQPTFGYEGDPMRLLFSKSASPHHGFAAYYTFVEKIFQADAVLHFGTHGSLEFMPGKQVGMSDTCYPDSLIGNIPNIYYYAANNPSEATVAKRRSYANTISYLTPPAENAGLYKGLKQLSELISSYQSLKDTGRGAQIVSSIISTAKQCNLDKDVPLPEEGEELPAKERDLIVGKVYAKIMEIESRLLPCGLHVIGEPPSAIEAVATLVNIAALDRPEDGISSLPGILAATVGRGIEDVYRGSDKGILADVELLRQITEASRGAITAFVEKTTNSKGQVVNVANNLSTILGFGLSEPWVQYLSTTKFIRADREKLRVLFGFLGECLKLVVQDNELGSLKLALEGSYVEPGPGGDPIRNPKVLPTGKNIHALDPQAIPTAAALKSAKIVVDRLLERQKVDNGGKYPETVALVLWGTDNIKTYGESLAQVLWMIGVRPVADTFGRVNRVEPVSLEELGRPRIDVVVNCSGVFRDLFINQMNLLDRAVKMVAELDEPVEMNYVRKHAQEQAEELGVSLREAATRVFSNASGSYSSNVNLAVENASWTDEKQLQDMYLSRKSFAFDSDAPGAGMKEKRKAFELALATADATFQNLDSSEISLTDVSHYFDSDPTKLVQGLRKDGRAPSSYIADTTTANAQVRTLSETVRLDARTKLLNPKWYEGMMKSGYEGVREIEKRLTNTVGWSATSGQVDNWVYEEANSTFIEDEAMRKRLMDTNPNSFRKLVQTFLEASGRGYWETSEENLERLRELYSEVEDKIEGIDR; encoded by the exons ATGGCGTCGTCGTCTCTAGTGTCCACCCCCttcgccggggcggcggcggcgcagaagaggCTGCTcccggcgcccgcgccggcgccgcactCCTTCCTGCtcagcagcgcgcgccgccacaCCCCCTccggcgcccgccgcggcggcgccgccacctccaccatccgctgcgccgtcgccggcgccggcaacgGCCTCTTCACGCAGACCAAGCCCGAGGTGCGGCGCGTGGTCCCGGGCCCGGACCCGCGGCTGCCGCGCGTCAAGGTCGTCTACGTGGTCCTCGAGGCGCAGTACCAGTCGTCGGTCACCGCCGCCGTGCAGCAGCTCAACGCcgacccgcgccgcgccgccgccttcgaggTCGTCGGCTACCTCGTCGAGGAGCTCCGCGACGAGGACACCTACCGCACCTTCCGCGCCGACCTCGCCGACGCCAACGTCTTCATCGGCTCGCTCATCTTCGTCGAGGAGCTCGCGCTCAGGGTCCGCGACGCCGTCCAGGAGGCCCGCGACCGCCTGGACGCCGTCCTCGTCTTCCCCTCCATGCCCGAGGTCATGCGCCTCAACAAGCTCGGCTCCTTCAGCATGTCGCAGCTGGGCCAGTCCAAGAGCCCATTCTTCCAGCTCTTCAAGCGCAACAAGGCCAACGCCGGCAACTTCGCCGACAGCATGCTCAAGCTCGTGCGCACGCTGCCCAAGGTGCTCAAGTACCTGCCCTCCGACAAGGCGCAGGACGCGCGGCTCTACATCCTCAGCCTCCAGTTCTGGCTCGGCGGCTCGCCGGACAACCTCCAGAACCTCTTCAAGATGGTCGCCGGCAGCTACGTGCccgcgctccgcgccgccggcggcatcGCCTACGACGACCCCGTGCTGTACCTCGACGCCGGCATCTGGCACCCGCTCGCGCCCCAAATGTACGAGGACGTCAAGGAGTACCTCAACTGGTACGGCACGCGccgcgacgccggcgacgggcTCCGGGACCCCGACGCGCCCGTCATCGGCCTCGTCCTCCAGCGGAGCCACATCGTCACCGGCGACGACGCCCACTACGTGGCCGTCATCATGGAGCTCGAGGCCAGGGGCGCCAGGGTCATACCCATATTCGCCGGCGGCCTCGACTTCTCCGGGCCCACGCAGCGCTTCCTCGTCGACCTGGTCACCGGCAAGCCGTTCGTCAACGCCGTCGTCTCGCTCACCGGGTTCGCGCTCGTCGGCGGGCCGGCCAGGCAGGACCACCCCAAGGCCATCGCCGCGCTGCAGAAGCTCGACGTGCCTTACATTGTCGCGCTGCCGCTCGTGTTCCAGACCACGGAGGAGTGGCTCAACAGCACGCTGGGGCTGCACCCCATCCAGGTTGCGCTGCAGGTCGCACTGCCGGAGCTCGACGGAGGGATGGAGCCCATCGTCTTCGCCGGCAGGGACCCAAGGACAG GGAAATCACATGCACTGCACAAGAGGGTCGAGCAGCTCTGCACCAGAGCAATCAGATGGGCTCAACTCAAGAGGAAAACTAAG GAGAAGAAGAAACTTGCAATCACTGTTTTCAGCTTCCCACCAGACAAGGGCAACGTTGGGACTGCAGCCTATCTGAATGTGTTCAACTCCATCTACTCTGTCCTCTCAGACCTCAAGAAGGATGGGTACAACGTTGAGGGTCTTCCGGATACACCTGAAGCCCTCATCGAGGAGGTGATCCATGACAAGGAGGCCCAGTTCAACAGCCCCAACCTCAATGTCGCTTACCGCATGAATGTGCGGGAGTACCAGTCTCTCACTCCCTACGCCTCCTTGCTGGAGGAGAACTGGGGCAAGCCACCGGGTCACCTCAACTCTGATGGTGAAAACCTCCTTGTCTATGGGAAGCAGTATGGCAATGTCTTCATTGGCGTGCAGCCCACTTTTGGGTATGAAGGTGACCCGATGCGGCTCCTGTTCTCCAAGTCTGCCAGCCCTCACCATGGCTTCGCGGCATACTACACCTTCGTTGAGAAGATCTTCCAGGCAGATGCTGTTCTGCACTTCGGCACACACGGATCCCTTGAGTTCATGCCGGGCAAACAGGTTGGGATGAGTGACACCTGCTACCCTGACAGTCTCATTGGCAACATCCCCAACATCTACTACTACGCCGCAAACAACCCTTCAGAGGCCACCGTCGCCAAGCGCCGGAGCTACGCAAACACCATCAGCTACCTGACACCACCGGCCGAGAATGCCGGTCTCTACAAGGGGCTCAAGCAGCTGTCAGAGCTCATCTCCTCTTACCAGTCTCTCAAGGACACCGGCCGTGGTGCGCAGATTGTGAGCTCAATCATCAGCACTGCAAAGCAGTGTAACCTTGACAAGGATGTCCCGTTGCCTGAGGAAGGCGAGGAGCTCCCAGCAAAGGAGCGTGACCTCATTGTTGGCAAGGTGTACGCCAAGATCATGGAGATTGAATCAAGGCTCCTGCCCTGCGGTCTGCACGTCATCGGTGAGCCGCCGAGCGCCATCGAGGCTGTGGCCACACTGGTGAACATTGCCGCCCTTGACCGCCCGGAGGATGGCATAAGCTCACTGCCCGGCATCCTTGCTGCAACAGTGGGCCGGGGCATTGAAGATGTGTACAGGGGAAGTGACAAGGGCATACTGGCTGATGTTGAGCTTCTGAGGCAGATAACTGAAGCCTCACGTGGTGCCATCACTGCCTTTGTTGAGAAGACCACAAACAGCAAAGGGCAAGTCGTCAATGTGGCTAACAATCTCAGCACCATTCTTGGGTTTGGTCTCTCAGAACCGTGGGTGCAGTACCTGTCCACGACCAAGTTCATCAGAGCAGACAGAGAGAAGCTGAGGGTCCTGTTTGGATTCTTGGGGGAGTGCTTGAAACTCGTTGTGCAGGACAATGAGCTTGGCAGCCTGAAGCTTGCCCTCGAGGGAAGCTATGTTGAGCCTGGCCCTGGTGGCGATCCGATCCGTAACCCGAAGGTTCTCCCAACTGGGAAGAACATCCATGCTCTTGACCCGCAGGCGATCCCAACTGCAGCTGCCCTGAAGAGTGCCAAGATTGTTGTTGACCGCCTGCTGGAGAGGCAGAAGGTTGACAATGGTGGCAAGTATCCTGAGACGGTTGCACTTGTCTTGTGGGGCACTGACAACATCAAGACCTACGGTGAGTCGTTGGCCCAGGTGCTGTGGATGATCGGTGTCCGGCCTGTGGCTGACACCTTTGGCCGTGTCAACCGTGTGGAGCCTGTCAGCCTTGAGGAGCTTGGACGCCCCAGGATTGATGTCGTCGTCAACTGCTCGGGTGTCTTCAGGGATCTTTTCATCAACCAG ATGAACCTGTTGGACCGTGCAGTGAAGATGGTCGCCGAACTGGATGAGCCAGTGGAGATGAACTACGTGCGCAAGCATGCCCAGGAGCAGGCAGAGGAGCTGGGCGTCTCGCTGAGAGAGGCAGCAACAAGGGTGTTCTCCAACGCATCCGGCTCCTACTCATCCAATGTGAACCTGGCAGTGGAGAACGCATCGTGGACCGACGAGAAGCAGCTCCAGGACATGTACCTGAGCCGCAAGTCCTTCGCCTTCGACAGCGACGCTCCGGGGGCAGGCATGAAGGAGAAGCGCAAGGCGTTCGAGCTTGCCCTGGCCACCGCCGACGCCACGTTCCAGAACCTCGACTCGTCGGAGATCTCACTCACGGACGTGAGCCACTACTTCGACTCCGACCCAACCAAGCTCGTGCAAGGCCTGCGCAAGGATGGCCGGGCGCCTTCCTCGTACATCGCGGACACCACCACGGCGAATGCGCAGGTGAGAACGCTGTCGGAGACGGTGCGGCTCGATGCGAGGACGAAGCTGCTCAACCCCAAGTGGTACGAGGGGATGATGAAGAGTGGGTACGAGGGAGTCAGGGAGATCGAGAAGCGGCTCACAAACACTGTCGGGTGGAGCGCAACATCCGGACAGGTGGACAACTGGGTTTACGAGGAGGCCAATTCCACGTTCATCGAAGATGAGGCGATGAGGAAGAGGCTCATGGACACCAACCCCAACTCGTTCAGGAAGCTGGTCCAGACCTTCCTAGAAGCCAGCGGCAGAGGCTACTGGGAGACATCGGAGGAGAACTTGGAGAGGCTCCGGGAGCTCTACTCGGAGGTTGAGGACAAGATCGAGGGAATTGACCGGTAA